A single window of Mastacembelus armatus unplaced genomic scaffold, fMasArm1.2, whole genome shotgun sequence DNA harbors:
- the mboat2b gene encoding lysophospholipid acyltransferase 2b, producing the protein MAADGSPSTACTGSSLLQPVSEMTNLPLDQVNFVACQLCALLSAFWFRLFLHPSKTSPFIRHVVATLLGIYFAMFCFGWYALHFLVQSGLTYGIMILTGVEHMHKYCLLVALSYLSLCQITRVYVFDYGMYTADFTGPMMVITQKITSLAFEIHDGMARKEEHLTPGQKILAIRRMPSLLEYFSYNCNFMGILAGPTCSYNDYVAFIEGDPRRHRDQEADRKSNSKLRENEPSPNTEVARKVATSFFCLLVFLSVCKVFPVERNIDDDFIANTPFYAQVVYLYLSMLTTRPKYYFVWTLADAINNAAGFGFNGYDGNGAPRWDLISNLRILNIEFATSFKVFLDNWNIQTAHWLKRVCYERCPYHPTAATFILSAMWHGAYPGYYLTFLTGIVITLAARAVRHNVRPHFLHSPSHKLVYDIITWAATQIAICYTVVPFVLLSIGPSIKFYRSWYFGLHIGCVLLAVALPVKPRHLRLKEQQKNLLHEPVQHHVEATDSDGSQKEKTT; encoded by the exons ATGGCCGCTGACGGCAGCCCATCCACGGCCTGCACCGGCTCCAGCCTGCTGCAGCCGGTCAGCGAGATGACCAACCTGCCGCTGGACCAG GTAAACTTTGTGGCGTGTCAGCTCTGTGCTTTGCTGTCGGCCTTCTGGTTTCGTCTCTTCCTCCATCCCAGTAAAACCAGTCCCTTCATCCGACACGTGGTGGCGACTCTACTGGGAATCTACTTCGCTATGTTCTGCTTCGGCTG gtACGCTCTTCACTTTCTGGTTCAGAGTGGACTCACCTACGGCATCATGATCCTGACCGGAGTCGAACACATGCACAA ATACTGTCTCCTAGTGGCTCTCAGCTACCTGAGTCTGTGTCAGATCACTCGAGTCTACGTCTTCGACTACGGCATGTACACTGCTGACTTCACTGG ACCCATGATGGTGATAACCCAAAAAATCACCAGCCTGGCTTTTGAAATCCATGATG GAATGGCACGAAAAGAGGAGCATCTGACTCCAGGGCAGAAGATTTTGGCGATAAG gAGGATGCCCAGTCTGCTGGAGTACTTCAGCTACAACTGTAATTTCATGGGGATCCTGGCCGGACCCACCTGCTCCTACAATGACTACGTCGCCTTCATTGAGGGAGATCCCCGTCGCCATAGAGACCAGGAAGCTGACAGGAAGTCCAACAGCAAACTGAGGGAGAATGAGCCCTCGCCAAAT ACTGAGGTCGCCCGTAAAGTGGCCACCTCCTTCTTCTGCCTCCTGGTCTTTCTGTCGGTGTGTAAAGTTTTCCCCGTGGAACGAAACATTGATGACGACTTTATTGCCAACACGCCGTTCTACGCTCAGGTGGTCTACCTGTACCTGTCCATGCTGACCACCAGACCCAAATACTACTTCGTCTGGACCCTCG CTGATGCCATCAACAATGCTGCCGGCTTCGGCTTCAATGGTTACGACGGTAACGGGGCTCCTCGCTGGGACCTCATCTCCAACCTGAGGATCCTCAACATCGAG TTTGCAACCAGCTTCAAGGTTTTTCTCGACAACTGGAACATTCAGACGGCTCACTGGCTCAAAAG GGTTTGCTACGAGCGATGTCCCTACCACCCGACAGCAGCCACCTTCATCCTGTCAGCCATGTGGCACGGAGCTTATCCGGGCTACTACCTCACCTTCCTCACCGGCATCGTTATCACGCTGGCTGCAAGAGCG GTCAGACACAACGTTCGACCACACTTCCTTCACTCCCCGTCCCACAAACTGGTTTATGACATCATCACGTGGGCGGCGACTCAGATCGCCATCTGCTACACAGTGGTGCCTTTTGTCCTGTTGTCCATCGGCCCCTCGATAAAGTTTTACAG GTCCTGGTACTTCGGCCTCCATATCGGCTGTGTCCTGCTCGCTGTGGCGTTGCCGGTCAAACCGAGACATCTCCGACTCAAAGAGCAGCAGAAGAACCTGCTCCATGAGCCGGTCCAGCACCACGTGGAGGCTACAGACAGCGACGGCAGCCAGAAGGAGAAAACCACATGA